CGTCCTCGTCCCGTTGTACATGAAGTTTATGGCGTCGGTCCAGCTCCGCATTCCGCCGAACTCGTCTATGTCGGTTTTCTCCATAGCCTTCTTCGCCAGCTGGACTATTTCTTCGTCCGGCTCAAGCTCGTAGCCGTCCCATATCTCCGTATATTCGTACTTCAGCGTGTATTCGTCGAATATCGGGTCGAGGAGGTCGAGTATGTCCTCAACTTCCTGGTCGGGCAGAAGTCTCGCCTCGAGGCGGCCTTTGCAGAGGGCTGGAATGAGGTAGACGGGGTTCTCGCAGATTAGCTCCTGGATGCCTATGTGGGGGTCGAAGTACTTGCCCTTCTGCTTGAAGGGTTCGAGCTTCTTCATCTCCTCCAGCATCTTATAGGTCTCCTCGATGGCGTTGACACCGCTCTCGGGGCACGCTCCGTGGGCCTCCTTTCCGTCGACCTCGAAATAGGCCTCGATGTTGCCGGCATGGGATATGTGGACTTCGAGGTCGGTCGGTTCAAGCACAACGGCCATCTTGGGCTTGTAGCGCTCCATGAAGAGGGCGGATCCCCTTCCCCCGTGCTCCTCGTCGCTGACGAAGACGACACCGACGTTGAGGTCCTTTCCTTCCTTCTTCAGGTTTTCAAGCATGAGGAGAATCGCAGCTGCACCTCCCTTTATGTCGCTCGCTCCGGTTCCATAGACGATGTTGCCCCTCACGAAGGGTTCCGCCCTCACGGGTATCGTATCAACGTGGACTTCGTAGAAGAGGTCGGCATCTGGATTCACGACGAGGTCTATTATCTCGCCGTCGCTCTCGATGTGGACGTCGTAATCGAGTCTGTGGAGGAACTCCATGATGTGGAGCATCACCCTATCCTCTCTCCCCGAGGGCGAGGGTATTCTCAAAAGCTGAAGGAGTATCTCCTTCGCGCGTTCGGTCTTCATTTGGTTCACCTAATTAGCCTTCGCGGTTGAGTTTATAAACCTCCCCGCGTAACTAGGCGTGGGCGATGAAGAGATTCATCCCTCCCGACGGGGTGATGGGGAGGCGGTCCTCCCTCGAGCCCTCTCCGGAGGTGGAAACGTGAAAATCAGCTCCATAGAGGAGTTCCCGCGGGATTCGGTGCCGGTTGAGGTGCCGCCGCACACCGTCATGCTCCGCGGTATCGGGTGGGACTCCAACGTCTACCTCGTGAGGGACGGTGGGGAGGCACTCATAATAGACACCGGGACCGGTGTGAACTGGCACGTCTACACCGAGGTCTGGGGGAGAGAAGGCTATTTAAATGGGGTCAAAAAGGTCATCATCTTCAACACCCATGAGCACTTCGACCACGTCGGGGGAAATGCAGTTTTGAAAGGCTGGCTCGAGAAGAGGGGAATCCACGTTCTTTTCGCGGCCCACGAGGTAACGGCCGAGGCCCTTGAGAATGGAAACGACTACGTTATTCTTGCATACTCGTACGGGAGGGAATTTGAGCCTCAGGAGGTCGATATTCGCCTCGGAGATGGCGACAGGCTCAAAATAGGCTCGCTGAAACTTGAGCTGATCCACACCCCCGGCCACACGGCGGGAAGCTCCTGCTTGTATCTCGACGACGGGAAGCACAGGCTAATGTTCACCGGCGACACCGTTTTCAAGGGCACCGTCGGTAGAACGGATCTTCCAACGGGCAACGGCTGGCAGCTCCAGGAGAGCCTTGAAAAGCTCCTCGAATTCGAGGTGGACTTCGGCCTTCCGGGGCACGGGAGGTACATAGACGACTGGAAGGGAAACATCGAGGAGATACTGGGGTGGCTCTGATGCGAAAGGGAACGGTCAAAGAAGTTCTGGCGAAGATAAAGTATGATCCGCGGGAGAACGAGAGCGACTATTACATCGTCATAGAGCACCGCGGGGCTTATGGGGACATCAAGAAGATTCCCGTCGAGATGGTTGAACTCGGCCACGGCTACTTCTTCGTTGGGGAGGCGCAGATACCCTACCACCGTATTCTAAAGGTCGTGAGGAGAGACGGGACGATAATCTGGGAAACGAGGAAGCTCTGATTAGACTATCACGCAGAACTCCGAGGTTAGTATCGACCATTCCCTCTTTTCAAACGCCTTTGGTAGGGCGGACACTATGACGTAGCCGCCGTGGAGGAGCGCGCTGTCCTTGAGGTAGAGTGCAAAGTCTATCGCCTCCTTGAAGCCCAGCTCCAGAACGAGATAGCTGAAGTTCTGGAGGAATATAACCGCCTTCTCCCCCCGTTTGCTGGATTCTTCCAAGAACCTCGCGAGGTCCCTCCTTATCCCGGGCACCTCCCTGGGTGGAATGGAGTTCTCTGCCTCGGTCTTGGTCACCCAAACCACCGAGACGTTTCTGCCTCTGAACATCTCCTCGAACTGCTCCGGCTTCTCCCGGATAAGGGTTTTTAGGGTGGTTCCCTCATCGAGCATGTCGAGGAGGAAGTACTTGGCCTTGGTGTCGTCCGTGAAGAGATACCCTCCCGGCTTTAAATGCTGGGGGGAGACCTTCCTCTCTTTCAGGGCTGTTATCAGCTCGTAGAGCTTCCTTATCTCCTCGTAGTGCCTCTCCTCCATCGTGGCAAGGTTGAGGGCCAGAACCCTTGTATCCTCATCAGTGGAGACCCTCGCCAGCATCTCGTAGGTTTTCTTGGCGAAGAGCTCACTCTTCATACAGTACTCGAGGGCAGAGACGTAGTCCTCAACCGTCTCGAACTCGGGCAGAAACGGGGCCACCTCAACCGGGGGAGCCTCAACCTTCACCGGCTCCTCGCCGGGGTAGAGCTTCTTGAATAGGTTGTAAAGCCATTCGTGATGGCTCATGCTCTCCTCGCTCATCTTCAGGAACAGGGCCTTAACGCTTATCCGCTTTGCCCTCTCAGCGAGCTGAGCATAGTACCTGGCCTCCTCTTCCTCGTTGAATACGGCGTAGCTCAGCAGTTCCTTTGGAGATTTGTCCCTAAGGCTCTCAACGACGCGTTTCAGAAGCTCATCGGTGCCACCATTATTTTTCATGTGCCATTACCCGCATAATGGCTAATGCAAACAACGGAAAAGCTTTTCTATCCACCCCGGAAGCCAAGAACATGATTGACGCTCACGCCCACATCGAGATGTTCAAGAGGGACGCCCCAGCCGTTGCAGAGGAGAGCAGGAGGCACCTCAAAGCGGTGGTGGACTCCATAACCGAGTACCGGAAGTTCCACGTCTGGAAGAGCTGGGAAATTCTCAAGCCTTACTTCGGTTTCGTCTTTCCAACGCTCGGCTACGCGCCAAACGAAGCTAGGAGGGGCAACTGGGAGAAGGTGGGTAAGGTCGAGGCCTTCATAAGGGAGCACGCCGATGAGATAGTCGCCGTCGGTGAAATAGGCCTTGACTTCTACTACGCCAAAACGGAGGAGGAAAGGAGGAACCAGCGGGAGATCTTCCGCCACTTCCTCAATCTGGCGGTGGAGCTTGACAAACCCGTTGTCCTTCACGCGCGCGATGCCGAGAGAGAGGTTTTCGAGGCAATTCAGCGGGCCGGCGTTAAAGCCTACTTCCACTCATACAGCGGGCCGGCGGAGCTGGCACTGGAGATAACCGATAACGGCCACATAATCGGGATAAACACGGGGATAGACTTCATTCCAGCAGTTAGGGAAGCGGCAGAGGTTCTGCCGATGGAGAGCATCGTCGTTGAGACGGACGCACCATACATGAGTCCCTACAGGGGCGAGAAGAACTACCCCTGGAACGTAGAGTACGCCGTGAGGAGGATAGCGGAGATAAAGGGGCTGGAGTTTGGGGAGGTTGAAAAAACAACCGAAAGGAACACCGTAAAGTTCTTCGGGCTGAGGATTTAAGGGGGGATCGCGATGGCCGTTGATGTTCCCGAGGTTGGGGAAGTTAGGAAGCTGCTGGAAGATCTGGACGAAAAAGCCCTCATAGCGAGGCTCGACTCTTTCGTGAGGCTCAACGAGGGATTGGAGAGCAAGAGGGGCGAGGACTTTATCAGGGTCTCCATTCTCGGATTCCTGGAGGGCCTCCTCGTGAGCCTGATGAAAAAATATCCCGGGGATTCCAGGATCAGGGAGCTATACGAGAGTGTGAGCGCAAAGAGGCGGGAACTGGACGAACTCTTCAGGAAGCCGGCGATGCAGAACCTGTGAGCACTTTCAATGTCCTGATACCTGCAGTACGGGGCGCAACTGACCAGAAAAGGCCCATTGGATATTTTCCAGCATTTTACGGCTTTACCAAAAGCCTATTATACCTTGAGCGCGTTATATGAGGTATACTATCAGGCGCAGGGGGGGCCAAACGTCACTCTCCAATAACGGCCCCTCAAATCAGGTTCCAATTCCCCCGACGTTTGGACTCTTCTTGCCAGGGGTGATACGCATGAAGAAGTTGGTTATCCTGTTAATCTATCTTCTTTTGGCCTCTTACTTAAACATGGGTTTTGTGGGTTTTGCACAGGTGGGGGCAAACGGCAAAGGCGGTTACTCGAACATGCACCTCAATGGAGTAGAAAATGGAGTAGACGTCGGGTATACCCCCGAAGCTCCCGAAGGAGGGTCATTGGAGGTAACGATCCTCTCCCCGGAGGAAAAAATCTACAATACCACCACCATAGACCTCAACGTCACCGCCAACAAGCCCGTTGACGAGTGGCGCTACTCCCTCAACGGCGGGAAAAACATCACGTTCACACCAAACACGACGATAACCGCCGAAGAGGGCGAGAACTCCCTTGAGGTCTACGCTTTAGCGGGCGACGAGAGTGCCATGGCCCAGGTGAGCTTCTACGTCCAGGTGAATGACACGACCCCGCCGGGGACAGTAAGGAACCTCCACCACGAGGTCGGGAGCGACTACATCCTCTGGACGTGGGAGAATCCTGAGGATAAAGACTTCGACGAGGCCCTCGTTTATATAGACGGGAAGTTCGAGGGGGGAACAGCCGACGGCGAGTGGCTCCTCGAC
This window of the Thermococcus siculi genome carries:
- a CDS encoding M20/M25/M40 family metallo-hydrolase, yielding MKTERAKEILLQLLRIPSPSGREDRVMLHIMEFLHRLDYDVHIESDGEIIDLVVNPDADLFYEVHVDTIPVRAEPFVRGNIVYGTGASDIKGGAAAILLMLENLKKEGKDLNVGVVFVSDEEHGGRGSALFMERYKPKMAVVLEPTDLEVHISHAGNIEAYFEVDGKEAHGACPESGVNAIEETYKMLEEMKKLEPFKQKGKYFDPHIGIQELICENPVYLIPALCKGRLEARLLPDQEVEDILDLLDPIFDEYTLKYEYTEIWDGYELEPDEEIVQLAKKAMEKTDIDEFGGMRSWTDAINFMYNGTRTIVFGPGNLDISHTKNEHIDVRDVVTASEFLKVLNEIYGGG
- a CDS encoding MBL fold metallo-hydrolase, translating into MKISSIEEFPRDSVPVEVPPHTVMLRGIGWDSNVYLVRDGGEALIIDTGTGVNWHVYTEVWGREGYLNGVKKVIIFNTHEHFDHVGGNAVLKGWLEKRGIHVLFAAHEVTAEALENGNDYVILAYSYGREFEPQEVDIRLGDGDRLKIGSLKLELIHTPGHTAGSSCLYLDDGKHRLMFTGDTVFKGTVGRTDLPTGNGWQLQESLEKLLEFEVDFGLPGHGRYIDDWKGNIEEILGWL
- a CDS encoding DUF504 domain-containing protein → MRKGTVKEVLAKIKYDPRENESDYYIVIEHRGAYGDIKKIPVEMVELGHGYFFVGEAQIPYHRILKVVRRDGTIIWETRKL
- a CDS encoding DUF835 domain-containing protein; this encodes MKNNGGTDELLKRVVESLRDKSPKELLSYAVFNEEEEARYYAQLAERAKRISVKALFLKMSEESMSHHEWLYNLFKKLYPGEEPVKVEAPPVEVAPFLPEFETVEDYVSALEYCMKSELFAKKTYEMLARVSTDEDTRVLALNLATMEERHYEEIRKLYELITALKERKVSPQHLKPGGYLFTDDTKAKYFLLDMLDEGTTLKTLIREKPEQFEEMFRGRNVSVVWVTKTEAENSIPPREVPGIRRDLARFLEESSKRGEKAVIFLQNFSYLVLELGFKEAIDFALYLKDSALLHGGYVIVSALPKAFEKREWSILTSEFCVIV
- a CDS encoding YchF/TatD family DNA exonuclease, yielding MIDAHAHIEMFKRDAPAVAEESRRHLKAVVDSITEYRKFHVWKSWEILKPYFGFVFPTLGYAPNEARRGNWEKVGKVEAFIREHADEIVAVGEIGLDFYYAKTEEERRNQREIFRHFLNLAVELDKPVVLHARDAEREVFEAIQRAGVKAYFHSYSGPAELALEITDNGHIIGINTGIDFIPAVREAAEVLPMESIVVETDAPYMSPYRGEKNYPWNVEYAVRRIAEIKGLEFGEVEKTTERNTVKFFGLRI
- a CDS encoding DUF3216 domain-containing protein, with protein sequence MAVDVPEVGEVRKLLEDLDEKALIARLDSFVRLNEGLESKRGEDFIRVSILGFLEGLLVSLMKKYPGDSRIRELYESVSAKRRELDELFRKPAMQNL